In the genome of Actinomadura graeca, one region contains:
- the leuA gene encoding 2-isopropylmalate synthase — translation MYPRQQSSGMPFERYRPFEPVRLTDRTWPDRVITEAPRWCAVDLRDGNQALIDPMDSHRKLKMFELLVRMGYKEIEVGFPAASQTDYDFVRQIIDEGRVPDDVVIQVLTQARPELIERTFESVRGAKQAIVHLYNSTSTLQRRVVFGQDRAGITAIAVEGAKLCAKLAEDMGDTEIYFQYSPESFTGTELEYAVEVCNAVNDVWRPTPDRKVIVNLPATVEMATPNVYADQIEWMHRNLAYRDSVILSLHPHNDRGTAVAAAELGYMAGADRIEGCLFGNGERTGNVCLVTLGLNLFTQGVDPQIGFADIDEIRRTVEYCNQLPVHERHPYGGDLVYTAFSGSHQDAINKGFDHLRRDAEAAGTPVDDYRWEVPYLPIDPHDVGRTYEAVIRVNSQSGKGGVAYIMKTEHALELPRRLQIEFSRVVQEHTDSEGGEVTAERMWEIFQAEFLNNGPRVGLLAHRATSRVDEKDALSCDIRVDGEIREIEGVGNGPVSAFEDALTSVGIGVRVLDYAEHAMSAGGDARAAAYVECDVNGTTVWGVGIDGNIVTASLKAILSAVNRVS, via the coding sequence ATGTATCCGCGACAGCAGTCTTCTGGCATGCCCTTCGAACGCTACCGCCCGTTCGAACCGGTCCGGCTGACGGACCGCACCTGGCCCGACCGGGTCATCACCGAAGCCCCCCGCTGGTGCGCGGTCGACCTGCGCGACGGCAACCAGGCGCTGATCGACCCGATGGACTCCCACCGCAAGCTCAAGATGTTCGAGCTGCTGGTACGGATGGGCTACAAGGAGATCGAGGTCGGGTTCCCGGCGGCCAGCCAGACCGACTACGACTTCGTCCGGCAGATCATCGACGAGGGCCGCGTCCCCGACGACGTCGTGATCCAGGTGCTGACGCAGGCGCGGCCCGAGCTGATCGAACGGACCTTCGAGTCGGTGCGCGGCGCGAAACAGGCGATCGTCCACCTGTACAACTCGACCAGCACGCTGCAGCGCCGCGTCGTGTTCGGGCAGGACCGGGCCGGGATCACCGCGATCGCCGTCGAGGGCGCCAAGCTGTGCGCCAAGCTCGCCGAGGACATGGGCGACACCGAGATCTACTTCCAGTACTCGCCCGAGTCGTTCACCGGCACCGAGCTGGAGTACGCGGTGGAGGTCTGCAACGCCGTCAACGACGTGTGGAGGCCGACCCCGGACCGGAAGGTGATCGTCAACCTGCCGGCGACCGTCGAGATGGCCACCCCCAACGTGTACGCCGACCAGATCGAGTGGATGCACCGGAACCTGGCCTACCGCGACTCGGTGATCCTGTCCCTGCACCCGCACAACGACCGCGGCACGGCCGTCGCCGCCGCCGAGCTGGGCTACATGGCGGGCGCCGACCGCATCGAGGGCTGCCTGTTCGGCAACGGCGAGCGCACCGGGAACGTGTGCCTGGTCACCCTGGGCCTGAACCTGTTCACCCAGGGCGTCGACCCGCAGATCGGCTTCGCCGACATCGACGAGATCCGCCGGACGGTCGAGTACTGCAACCAGCTGCCCGTCCACGAGCGGCACCCCTACGGCGGCGACCTGGTCTACACCGCGTTCTCCGGCTCCCACCAGGACGCCATCAACAAGGGCTTCGACCACCTCAGGCGCGACGCGGAGGCCGCCGGGACGCCCGTGGACGACTACCGCTGGGAGGTCCCGTACCTGCCGATCGACCCGCACGACGTCGGCCGGACCTACGAGGCCGTCATCCGGGTCAACAGCCAGTCCGGCAAGGGCGGCGTCGCCTACATCATGAAGACCGAGCACGCCCTGGAGCTGCCGCGCCGCCTCCAGATCGAGTTCTCCCGGGTCGTCCAGGAGCACACCGACAGCGAGGGCGGCGAGGTCACCGCCGAGCGCATGTGGGAGATCTTCCAGGCCGAGTTCCTCAACAACGGCCCCCGCGTCGGCCTGCTCGCCCACCGCGCGACGTCCCGCGTGGACGAGAAGGACGCCCTGAGCTGCGACATCCGCGTGGACGGCGAGATCCGCGAGATCGAGGGCGTCGGCAACGGCCCGGTCTCCGCCTTCGAGGACGCCCTCACCTCCGTCGGCATCGGCGTCCGCGTCCTCGACTACGCCGAGCACGCCATGAGCGCCGGCGGCGACGCCCGCGCCGCCGCCTACGTCGAATGCGACGTCAACGGCACCACGGTCTGGGGCGTCGGCATCGACGGCAACATCGTCACCGCCTCCCTGAAGGCCATCCTCTCGGCCGTCAACCGCGTGAGCTGA
- a CDS encoding protealysin inhibitor emfourin produces the protein MKVTVVRSGGFAGIEQRAESDSARDPLLARLVARVDLGRVPPPGRIPDQFLYEIDIDGVHTTVGEAQLNGPLRELVHHVLGHAR, from the coding sequence GTGAAGGTGACGGTCGTCCGCAGCGGAGGCTTCGCCGGCATCGAGCAACGGGCCGAGTCCGACAGCGCCCGCGATCCCCTGCTGGCCCGGCTCGTCGCCCGGGTCGATCTCGGCCGGGTCCCGCCGCCCGGCCGGATCCCCGACCAGTTCCTGTACGAGATCGACATCGACGGTGTCCACACCACCGTGGGAGAGGCCCAGCTCAACGGCCCCCTGCGCGAACTGGTGCACCACGTCCTGGGCCACGCCCGCTGA
- a CDS encoding M4 family metallopeptidase, with product MRCHIVPPHMLERIARDAGDPALRDRARRTLALTSAYRSERRTLQVTAPAPNEDFVPNRTIRDAGHREELPGEAVRAEGEPATGDKVADQNYDWLGATFDFFEAAYRRNSIDGAGLPLISTVHYGDSYDNAFWNGQQMVYGDGDGTLFTEFTGPLDVTGHELTHGITQYTANLEYYSQPGALNESISDVFGSLIKQWHLGQSADQADWLIGAGLLAEGVNGVALRSMKEPGTAYDDPQLGKDPQPGHMDHYVETYRDNGGVHVNSGIPNHAFYLAATAIGGNAWEKAGRIWYDTLTGGTLETDTDFKGFAAATLETATRLYGADGAETGAVRQAWTGVGVSP from the coding sequence ATGAGATGCCACATCGTGCCGCCGCACATGCTGGAACGCATCGCCCGTGACGCCGGGGACCCGGCCCTCCGTGACCGCGCCCGCCGCACTCTGGCCCTCACGTCCGCCTACCGCTCCGAGCGGCGGACGCTGCAGGTCACAGCCCCCGCCCCCAACGAGGACTTCGTTCCCAACCGGACGATCCGGGACGCCGGGCACCGCGAGGAGCTGCCCGGCGAGGCCGTCCGCGCCGAGGGCGAGCCTGCCACAGGTGACAAGGTCGCCGACCAGAACTACGACTGGCTCGGCGCGACGTTCGACTTCTTCGAGGCCGCCTACCGCCGCAACTCCATCGACGGCGCCGGGCTCCCTCTGATCTCCACCGTCCACTATGGCGACAGCTACGACAACGCCTTCTGGAACGGCCAGCAGATGGTCTACGGGGATGGCGACGGCACCCTGTTCACTGAGTTCACCGGCCCCCTCGACGTCACCGGCCACGAGCTCACCCACGGCATCACCCAGTACACCGCCAACCTGGAGTACTACAGCCAGCCCGGCGCGCTCAACGAGTCGATCTCCGACGTGTTCGGCTCGCTGATCAAGCAGTGGCATCTCGGGCAGAGCGCCGACCAGGCCGACTGGCTCATCGGCGCCGGCCTGCTCGCCGAGGGTGTCAACGGCGTGGCGCTGCGCTCGATGAAGGAGCCCGGCACCGCCTACGACGACCCGCAGCTCGGCAAGGACCCCCAGCCGGGCCACATGGACCACTACGTCGAGACCTACCGCGACAACGGCGGCGTCCACGTCAACTCCGGCATCCCCAACCACGCCTTCTACCTGGCGGCCACCGCCATCGGCGGCAACGCCTGGGAGAAGGCCGGCCGGATCTGGTACGACACCTTGACCGGTGGCACCCTGGAGACCGACACCGACTTCAAGGGCTTCGCGGCCGCCACCCTCGAGACCGCGACCCGCCTGTACGGTGCGGACGGCGCCGAAACCGGCGCGGTACGCCAGGCGTGGACGGGGGTAGGCGTCTCACCGTGA
- the recO gene encoding DNA repair protein RecO — MTLYRDEGIVLRTQKLGEADRIVTVLTRRTGRIRAAAKGVRKTKSRFGARLEPFTHVDLQLYERRSLDLITQAETLRPYGEALVSDYPRYTSGTAMLETAERLTSEEGEPALRQFLLLVGGLRTLVERAHDPRLVLDAYLLRSLSVAGWAPALDECCRCGNRGGLRGFAIAAGGAVCAGCRQPGAATPAPPTFALMLALLRGDWEYADGSEPRHRVECSGLVAAYLQWHLEHGIRSLRHVERDNDDDTNRERV; from the coding sequence GTGACCCTCTACCGCGACGAAGGCATCGTCCTGCGCACCCAGAAGCTGGGCGAGGCCGACCGCATCGTGACGGTGCTGACCCGCCGGACCGGACGGATCCGCGCCGCGGCGAAGGGGGTCCGCAAGACCAAGTCCCGATTCGGGGCGCGGCTGGAGCCGTTCACCCACGTGGACCTCCAGCTGTACGAGCGGCGCTCACTCGACCTGATCACCCAGGCGGAGACGCTCCGCCCCTACGGGGAGGCGCTGGTCTCCGACTACCCGCGCTACACCTCGGGCACCGCGATGCTGGAGACCGCCGAACGGCTCACCAGCGAGGAGGGCGAGCCCGCGCTGCGGCAGTTCCTGCTGCTTGTGGGCGGGCTGCGGACGCTGGTGGAGCGCGCCCACGACCCCCGGCTCGTCCTGGACGCCTACCTGCTGCGGTCGCTGTCGGTCGCCGGCTGGGCCCCGGCACTGGACGAGTGCTGCCGCTGCGGCAACCGCGGCGGGCTGCGCGGGTTCGCCATCGCGGCGGGCGGCGCGGTCTGCGCGGGCTGCCGCCAGCCCGGCGCCGCGACCCCGGCGCCGCCGACCTTCGCGCTGATGCTGGCGCTGCTGCGCGGCGACTGGGAGTACGCCGACGGCAGCGAGCCGCGCCACCGCGTCGAATGCAGCGGCCTCGTGGCCGCCTACCTCCAATGGCACCTGGAGCACGGGATCCGCTCCCTGCGCCATGTGGAGCGCGACAACGACGACGACACCAACAGGGAGAGAGTTTGA
- a CDS encoding isoprenyl transferase: MRRAVSPPEPHRDGATPPPIPADLVPRHVAIVMDGNGRWAKSRGLPRTEGHKRGEDSLFDVIMGAIELGVPYLSAYAFSTENWKRSPDEVRFLMGFNRDVIRRRRDQLHSMGVRVRWAGRRPRLWRSVIKELETAEEMTRGNDVLTLQFCVNYGGRAEIADAAAAIARDARDGRLDPDKINEKVFARYLDEPGIPDVDLFLRSSGEQRTSNFLLWQSAYAEMVFLDTLWPDFDRRHFWQACELYASRDRRYGGAVV; the protein is encoded by the coding sequence TTGAGAAGGGCCGTTTCGCCTCCGGAACCGCATCGGGACGGCGCGACGCCGCCCCCGATCCCCGCGGACCTGGTGCCGCGGCACGTCGCCATCGTCATGGACGGCAACGGCCGCTGGGCCAAGTCGCGGGGACTGCCGCGCACCGAGGGGCACAAACGCGGCGAGGACTCCCTCTTCGACGTGATCATGGGCGCCATCGAGCTCGGCGTCCCGTACCTGTCGGCGTACGCGTTCTCGACGGAGAACTGGAAGCGCTCGCCGGACGAGGTCCGCTTCCTCATGGGATTCAACCGGGACGTGATCCGCCGCCGCCGCGACCAGCTCCACTCGATGGGCGTCCGCGTCCGGTGGGCCGGGCGGCGGCCGAGGCTGTGGCGCAGCGTCATCAAAGAGCTGGAGACCGCCGAGGAGATGACGCGCGGCAACGACGTCCTCACCCTCCAGTTCTGCGTGAACTACGGAGGCCGCGCCGAGATCGCCGACGCGGCGGCAGCCATCGCCCGCGACGCCCGCGACGGCCGCCTCGACCCCGACAAGATCAACGAGAAGGTGTTCGCCCGCTACCTCGACGAACCCGGCATCCCGGACGTCGATCTCTTCCTGCGCTCCTCCGGGGAACAGCGCACGTCCAACTTCCTGCTCTGGCAGTCCGCGTACGCGGAGATGGTCTTCCTGGACACGCTGTGGCCCGACTTCGACCGCCGCCATTTCTGGCAGGCCTGCGAGCTCTACGCATCCCGCGACCGCCGCTACGGAGGGGCTGTTGTTTGA
- a CDS encoding OsmC family protein — protein MATTRTANAHWEGPLLSGQGTVSLDSSKTGTFDVTWASRAEEPSGRTSPEELIAAAHSTCYSMALSHGLAGAGTPPEKVDTKAEVTFQPGEGITGIHLTVRATVPGLSASDFEKAAQAAKEGCPVSQALAGTTITLDAALV, from the coding sequence ATGGCTACGACACGTACCGCTAACGCGCACTGGGAAGGGCCGCTCCTCAGCGGCCAGGGCACCGTCTCCCTGGACTCTTCGAAGACCGGCACGTTCGACGTCACCTGGGCCTCCCGCGCCGAGGAGCCGAGCGGCCGGACGAGCCCCGAGGAGCTCATCGCCGCCGCCCATTCGACCTGCTACTCGATGGCCCTCTCCCACGGTCTCGCGGGCGCGGGGACGCCCCCGGAGAAGGTCGACACCAAGGCCGAGGTCACCTTCCAGCCGGGCGAGGGCATCACCGGCATCCACCTGACCGTCCGCGCGACCGTCCCCGGCCTGTCCGCGTCCGATTTCGAGAAGGCCGCCCAGGCCGCCAAGGAGGGCTGCCCGGTGAGCCAGGCCCTGGCCGGCACCACCATCACCTTGGACGCGGCGCTGGTCTGA
- a CDS encoding Fur family transcriptional regulator, translating into MTTARRDAVREMLAGCDGFRSAQDIYADLRADGSKIGLTTVYRALQALSDSGEVDVLRTDEGEAVYRACRTEQHHHHLVCRGCGRTVEVEGPAVERWADTIGAEHGFVDITHTVEVFGTCADCAPR; encoded by the coding sequence ATGACGACGGCGCGCCGGGACGCGGTGCGGGAGATGCTGGCAGGCTGCGACGGTTTCCGCAGCGCGCAGGACATCTACGCCGACCTGCGCGCGGACGGTTCCAAGATCGGCCTCACCACGGTCTACCGGGCGCTCCAGGCGCTCAGCGACTCCGGTGAGGTCGATGTGCTGCGCACCGACGAGGGCGAAGCCGTGTACCGGGCCTGCCGCACCGAACAGCACCACCACCATCTCGTCTGCCGCGGCTGCGGCCGGACGGTCGAGGTCGAGGGCCCCGCCGTGGAGCGCTGGGCCGACACGATCGGCGCCGAGCACGGCTTCGTGGACATCACGCACACCGTCGAGGTCTTCGGCACGTGCGCGGACTGCGCCCCCCGCTGA
- a CDS encoding metal ABC transporter permease — translation MIEMLQYDFMRIALVMAVLIGLTAPAVGTFIVQRRLSLLGDGIGHIALTGIGIGLLTSTSPVLGALVVSVLGAVAIEVLRARSRSGADVALALLFYGGLAGGVLLTNAQGGGTSLQSYLFGSISSVSIGDLYVVAGLAVVVLGIVALFGRELFLLCQDEEVARAAGLPVRFLSVLIAVTAAVTVVIAMRAIGLLLVSALMIVPVAAAQQLTRGFRSTMLLAMAVGVLSAVSGLAGSFQYDLPPGPSIVLLALVLFVAAVAGGTLVRRRRARAMAGGRIPAVRPGVDAEAEVLRG, via the coding sequence ATGATCGAGATGCTGCAGTACGACTTCATGCGGATCGCGCTGGTCATGGCGGTGCTGATCGGGCTGACCGCACCGGCCGTGGGCACGTTCATCGTGCAGCGCCGGCTGTCGCTGCTCGGCGACGGCATCGGCCACATCGCGCTGACCGGCATCGGGATCGGGCTGCTCACCAGCACCTCGCCCGTCCTCGGGGCGCTGGTGGTGTCGGTGCTGGGCGCGGTGGCGATCGAGGTCCTGCGGGCCCGCAGCCGCAGCGGCGCCGACGTGGCGCTGGCGCTGCTGTTCTATGGCGGCCTCGCCGGCGGTGTCCTGCTGACCAACGCGCAGGGCGGCGGGACGAGCCTGCAGTCCTACCTGTTCGGGTCGATCAGCAGCGTGTCGATCGGCGACCTGTACGTCGTGGCCGGCCTGGCGGTCGTGGTCCTGGGGATCGTGGCGCTGTTCGGCCGCGAGCTGTTCCTGCTGTGCCAGGACGAGGAGGTCGCGCGGGCGGCGGGCCTGCCGGTCCGGTTCCTCAGCGTCCTGATCGCCGTCACCGCGGCCGTCACCGTCGTGATCGCGATGCGCGCGATCGGGCTGCTGCTGGTCAGCGCGCTGATGATCGTGCCGGTCGCGGCGGCGCAGCAGCTCACGCGGGGTTTCCGGAGCACGATGCTGCTGGCGATGGCAGTCGGTGTACTGTCGGCCGTATCGGGACTGGCGGGCTCCTTCCAGTACGATCTTCCCCCGGGACCCTCGATCGTGCTGCTCGCGCTGGTCCTGTTCGTCGCCGCCGTCGCCGGGGGGACTCTGGTGCGGCGCAGACGTGCACGGGCCATGGCAGGGGGGAGGATCCCTGCCGTGAGGCCCGGAGTGGACGCCGAAGCGGAGGTGCTGAGGGGATGA
- a CDS encoding metal ABC transporter ATP-binding protein, with amino-acid sequence MTTSAPSPESAPEPAPPFAMSGGLVRRDGRTVLAGVDLRVGSGDVLAVLGPNGAGKSTLVKALLGLIPLAAGRTEIYGAPPARFRDWKRVGYVPQRLPMGGGVPATVREVVASGRVARQSRWRPGSAADRAAVDRALEATGLTGLARDSAHLLSGGQQQRVLIARALAGEPDVFVMDEPTAGVDVGSQAALAETLRDLAAAGRTVVLVAHELGPMEPLITRTVELEHGRIVRETPLGTAERKTA; translated from the coding sequence ATGACGACATCCGCACCATCACCGGAATCCGCGCCGGAGCCGGCGCCGCCTTTCGCGATGTCCGGCGGGCTCGTCCGGCGGGACGGCCGCACGGTGCTCGCCGGTGTCGACCTGCGGGTGGGGTCCGGCGATGTGCTCGCGGTCCTCGGGCCGAACGGCGCCGGCAAGTCCACGCTGGTCAAGGCACTGCTGGGGCTGATCCCGCTCGCCGCGGGCCGGACCGAGATCTACGGTGCGCCGCCCGCCCGGTTCCGCGACTGGAAACGCGTCGGGTACGTGCCGCAGCGGCTGCCGATGGGCGGCGGTGTCCCCGCCACCGTCCGGGAGGTCGTCGCGTCCGGGCGCGTCGCCCGGCAGTCCCGCTGGCGGCCGGGCTCCGCCGCGGACCGCGCCGCCGTCGACCGCGCGCTGGAGGCGACCGGCCTCACCGGCCTGGCCCGCGACTCGGCGCACCTGCTCTCGGGCGGGCAGCAGCAGCGGGTGCTGATCGCCCGCGCGCTGGCCGGCGAGCCGGACGTGTTCGTCATGGACGAGCCGACCGCGGGCGTGGACGTCGGCAGCCAGGCGGCGCTCGCCGAGACGCTGCGGGACCTGGCCGCAGCAGGCCGGACCGTGGTCCTCGTGGCGCACGAGCTCGGCCCGATGGAGCCGCTCATCACCCGCACCGTCGAGCTTGAGCACGGCCGCATCGTCCGGGAGACCCCGCTCGGCACGGCCGAGAGGAAGACGGCATGA
- a CDS encoding metal ABC transporter substrate-binding protein → MLTSRNTAPRPLSTTTAVLAVAGLTGLAGLTACGGADAGSGKAEVVASFYPVAWLAREIGGADTAVHTLTKPGAEPHDLELTPRQIADVGKADFAVYVKGVQPAVDEAVAKHAKDKSLDAASVVKTLPPPAGGEEEEEHEGDHGHAEVGYDPHVWLDPNRMAVIATALGDRLAKADSAHASAYKERAKAVAAKLGALDRQFRDGLKNCKHTSIVTAHAAFGYLSERYGLRQVSIAGVDPTNEPSPKRLAELTGQIKSAGATTVFTETLVSPKIGQTLAREAGVRTAVLDPVEGVADGSSDDYMTIMQKNLRTLRPALECS, encoded by the coding sequence GTGCTGACCTCCCGGAACACCGCTCCACGCCCGCTGTCCACCACGACCGCCGTCCTCGCCGTCGCGGGCCTCACCGGGCTCGCCGGGCTGACCGCCTGCGGTGGCGCCGACGCCGGTTCCGGCAAGGCGGAGGTCGTCGCGTCCTTCTACCCGGTCGCCTGGCTGGCGCGGGAGATCGGCGGCGCCGACACCGCCGTCCACACGCTCACCAAGCCCGGCGCGGAGCCGCACGACCTGGAGCTCACGCCCCGGCAGATCGCCGACGTCGGGAAGGCCGACTTCGCCGTCTACGTCAAAGGCGTGCAGCCCGCGGTGGACGAGGCCGTCGCCAAGCACGCCAAGGACAAGTCGCTGGACGCCGCGAGCGTGGTGAAGACGCTCCCGCCGCCCGCCGGGGGCGAGGAGGAAGAGGAGCACGAGGGCGACCACGGCCACGCCGAGGTCGGCTACGACCCGCACGTCTGGCTGGATCCGAACCGCATGGCCGTGATCGCGACCGCGCTCGGCGACCGGCTCGCCAAGGCGGACTCCGCGCACGCCTCCGCCTACAAGGAACGCGCCAAGGCCGTCGCCGCGAAGCTGGGCGCGCTGGACCGGCAGTTCCGGGACGGCCTGAAGAACTGCAAGCACACGTCGATCGTCACCGCGCACGCCGCCTTCGGGTACCTGTCCGAGCGCTACGGCCTCCGGCAGGTGTCGATCGCGGGCGTCGACCCGACCAACGAGCCCTCGCCGAAGCGGCTGGCGGAGCTGACCGGGCAGATCAAGTCGGCGGGCGCGACGACGGTCTTCACCGAGACGCTGGTCAGCCCCAAGATCGGGCAGACCCTCGCCCGGGAGGCGGGGGTGCGGACGGCCGTCCTGGACCCGGTGGAGGGCGTCGCGGACGGCTCGTCCGACGACTACATGACGATCATGCAGAAGAACCTGCGGACCCTGCGCCCCGCGCTGGAGTGCTCATGA
- a CDS encoding DUF6703 family protein, translated as MSTRDGRRGPSAKGTPAKGTSADGTQADRTQADRTQASGMRAAVERWSAAPVVYLHRMPRGLLLAVVFVLLVIGMVGTGWVAAAGLLVLAAALGWFAYLNWPALKVPGRVLRVVALLALTGFALARGIGRF; from the coding sequence GTGAGCACACGAGACGGACGGCGGGGGCCTTCGGCGAAGGGGACACCGGCGAAGGGGACCTCGGCGGACGGGACACAGGCTGACAGGACACAGGCTGACAGGACACAGGCGTCGGGGATGCGGGCGGCGGTCGAGCGCTGGAGCGCCGCGCCGGTGGTCTACCTGCACCGGATGCCGCGCGGCCTGCTGCTGGCGGTGGTGTTCGTCCTGCTGGTCATCGGGATGGTCGGGACGGGGTGGGTGGCGGCCGCCGGGCTGCTGGTCCTCGCGGCCGCGCTGGGCTGGTTCGCCTACCTGAACTGGCCCGCGCTGAAGGTCCCGGGACGGGTGTTGCGTGTGGTGGCCCTGCTCGCCCTTACCGGGTTTGCCCTGGCACGGGGCATTGGCCGGTTTTGA
- a CDS encoding antibiotic biosynthesis monooxygenase family protein — protein MIAITRYRVPGEDADGFAARMTSVLGALSASPGFRSGRLARTVDDPGLWALVTEWDGAGYYRRALGAYEVRLEFMPLAALAVDEPGAYEVVSSA, from the coding sequence ATGATCGCGATAACCCGGTACCGCGTGCCAGGTGAGGACGCCGACGGCTTCGCCGCGCGCATGACCTCGGTGCTCGGGGCGCTGTCGGCGAGCCCCGGCTTCCGCTCCGGACGGCTCGCCAGGACGGTGGACGACCCGGGCCTGTGGGCGCTCGTCACCGAGTGGGACGGCGCGGGCTACTACCGGCGTGCCCTTGGCGCCTACGAGGTGCGCCTGGAGTTCATGCCGCTGGCCGCGCTGGCGGTGGACGAGCCCGGCGCGTACGAGGTCGTCAGCTCCGCCTGA